In Lycium barbarum isolate Lr01 chromosome 9, ASM1917538v2, whole genome shotgun sequence, the DNA window ATTTTTAGCTGAAAATCAAACATTTTTTCAAAACTCAACCAAATCATGTTCAAACAACTACTTTGTTTGACCGATCAATGTAGATGATTCTGAAAAATTATGATCTTAAACTAAATATTTTAATAATATAATCAAATTGCGTATCGAATGTGGTAATCTTGACCATGTTATTCATAAGGTCATATATAAAATGATAAGATATTATAACGAACTTTACTAAATATCAAACGTGAAGTTCTTTTCAAACAACTTAAAACGAAAAATAAGACACACAAATCAAAACGAACAAATCACAACGACGTTGACGATAACAATAAATATGCCTCATTCCCAAACAAATTCAAATTGACTACATGAATACTCACTAACAAAGTGATAACAATAACTCTTGTAGTAATTTtcatctttttcttcttcttttttccctttGTAAACACCAAATACAGTTTTTATACACAATTTATACATGTTATTCAGTGGTTAAACATGTTATACAATTTTTACACTTTATGTATGCAACTGAAGGGTAAAGTGATTTATCATGGTTAAGTGATTTTATGAAGTGAATACATACATTAGTTAATCATGGTTAAATAATAGTTGTATATGTTCAAACACATGTCACACTTCATTGGGTTGGTGTAAACACCCGATGCGGATAAGCTTTTACCCAACCGAAGAGGCTCACCCGAAATGTATATGAACTATGTAAAAAATGGAATGGAATGGAATGTATAAATAGTGTATAATTATTATGAACAGATTTGCATATACCAGTATATTCGGAGTATTCTTTGTGTAGTATATAAGTAAAAAGTTCATTTGACCGGCATAAACAACAAACTAATCGGAGAGTTTTCAAAGAAGGGATCAAATTCAATCATCAAATATATTATAAACGAGATTCTTCTCCTCAAAAAGTATGTGACCCTTTTTTCCTGTGAAAGAAAATGGCAATATATCTTGTATTCATTAGCGTACTCCCTTAAGCAAAAGGCATATACACAGTATTCCGGCCAATCAAGTTTTTTCCAGATTGAGGGGATTTGTTTGGTTTTATGGAATTTTGGTTACTAATTGTATGGCTATGCATAGTAATTTGTAAAATGGGGTCAGGCAGTTGTAATACAAGGGTGTCGTCATAACTAATCCTAGCATATAATTTGTCTTCAAATAAGTCGACCCCTAATAGTTCGTGGACATATCTGCTTCACTAAGCTAACAATAAAGACATTATTTTTATCCAAAGTTGTTTTCTACTTTTCTCTCCTTTTATCTTTTATTCTGGTGATTCAAAACTACTCCTATTTCTTTTGTCTAAAGGGATAGCCACATCCGATGAATTTCCAATATGGACAGTGCGTGTGAGCACTCAAATTAGGTCCAATCGTTAGGGGTGGTCTAGACTCTAGACTATCGAAATGCCAGGTTCAGGGGTAATTAGGACAAAATTAGTTCGAGTATATACTGAATAAACCATGACAAGTTGGGGGTCCCTAGATCAACATAAATTAAcagcaatattagtatcaattAATTCCCTAAGACTTTGTGGTAGGTTTACCACCAAATTTGAGGACGTTTGACGCAGTTTAagtaattgtggatagattgaccaaGTCCGCACATTTCATGGCTTATTCCAGGCTCACTCGAAGCTTTGGCAACAACATAGGAGGTAGAGGTGTTCATggtccggtttgactcggtttttggctaaaaccaaaccaaaccaaaccaatcaaggcggttttttttaatattcagaccaaaccaaaccattatagtataaattctatcggtttcgATTTATCGGTTTTGTcggttttatcggtttggtttggtttttccgggttgtaataatatattttataatgCAAAAAATTGACAAACTTATTTACAAACTTGCACTTTTGAGTAGTTGTAGTTTCCATCTGAAAAAAAGTATCCAAAAATCTAAATAAATAGAGAAATTCAAAATCATTAGACAAAAACTAAATCAACAGAAAAAATCTAAATCAGTGGAGAAAATCTAAAATAacagagaaataaaataaaaaacacataCAAGATGAAAGACTAGAGAAGCAATTCATTCAAGTAAAACTTCAAAGACACAAAAATAATTACACATACAAAGAGTAGGGAACATACAAAAAGTAaccaaaaaataaaagggaagaaaaagtTACAGACTTACAGGGATTAAAGCTTCTTGTACTATCGCGGTGCACACGGAATAATTGTGGTTTATGATGTAACCGACCAAGAGAGCTTCAACAATGTCAAGCAATGGTTGAGTGAAATAGACCGATATGCAAGTGATAATGTGAACAAACTTCTTGTTGGAAATAAGTGTGATCTCACAGCACAGAAGGTAGTTTCCACAGAGACAGCTCAGGCTTTTGCTGATGAAATTGGCATACCTTTCATGGAAACAAGTGCAAAAAGTGCCACTAATGTAGAACAGGCTTTCATGGCTATGGCTGCTTCAATCAAGAACAGAATGGCAAGCCAACCGGCAAGAGCGGTTGCTGTTCATCTTGAAAGGACGAAGCTCTGTTGCCTTGATGATGATTCTGATGTGGAGCTGTGGTGAAGCTAGCACGCAACAACACAAAGTACCACTTAACAAGCCTAGCCACAACAGACAAGAATGGACAtcatgaaaaagagaaaaaaggaacaaaagaTAGTGCATGGTGCACTCACAAAACATAACTTCTTTTTAGAATATTTAGCATGtgtttgtattaaaaaaaaaaaaaaagattaccaAAAAGTAGAATAAGAAAATTCAGCAGAGAAACCTCTTAACAGACAAATGTAATCATGGAGAGTTTATTTATGTTAACTATTCAGTAAGagatttttattttactttaactGTAAATGGGCTTGGGGAACATGGGCTAGACTTTTCTCTTGGAATGGTCCTAAATTATGAAGAAGTTAAAAAATAGATAAAGTTtaattaacatatataaatattaacatatataaatatatataatattttaaatatgtacatatttatcggttcggttcggtttagtTCGGTTTTTTTTATGagtaacaccaaaccaaaccaaatgttatcggtttttaaaaatctaaaaccaaaccaaaccaaaccgagcCGGTTTTCGGTTTATTAAATCGGTTTGACTTGGTTTATCGGTTCGGATCGGTTTTTCGGTCTCGTTTGAACACCCCTAATAGGAGGTATGTACATGCACTCATTTCAAGAGGTGCAACACTTCTCAGTTTGGGCCTCATATTTCGTCTATATATCACTTGATGCACCAAATTTCTCATTCAAATGAGTGAAGCTAGAATCATATTCACATGAATTCGCCCTAGCAGCTATTTTTCTAAATAGACTTCCAACAGCAACAAATATTTAAGAGGAAAGGAATCCTACGTTAAAGAGAGCAAAAAACTGCTATTAGAGCATTCCTCAATAAGCTATTCGAATTTTTGGACATTTCAGTATGCTAAGAAGCTTAAAAAACACGCCATTAATACACTAAAATTAAGTTAAGATTGGTGGGACTTCAGGCGTTTGCTGGAGGACTCAATGCCATTGAGAGCTGCATTTTTGCGCTCATCAATTTTCCGGAGTACATTGTTAGCTGCCTCCAACTGTGTACAAAGTTTTTGCACCTCATGATGTGCAATCTCATGGTCTGCGATGCGTTTTTCTTCCTCAAGTTTCAGAGCCTCTTCCTCCTGTTCAAGAACAGCCACACCTTCTTTCAGCTTACCAATTACTTCCAATGCATCCGCTATCTCTCTTTCATAGGTTTCCTTCTTTTTCACGCCCATCAGGATATGGCCTTGAGTTCGAACAATCTCATCTTTAAGATTATTGGTGCGAACTTTAGCATCTTCATATCTTGTCTTGAGCTCTGCAGGAAAAGATTGCATCTCTCTTTGTCTCTTTTCTATTTGCAAATAATCATAGTGATACGCGATGAAACCTCTAACATCATTGTAGAAAGAAGTATAATCGGCTTCAAGACAATCCAAGGTGAAGAAGGCGTTGTTCGCACACTTAACCATGGCTTCAACGTTTTTCGTGCTCGCAAAGGTGAGCTGGAACTTGGCATGAGAGATCATGGTCTTTGATTTTGTGAAATAATGATACTGCACACCCTCTTCGGGTGCCATgacctcttatatatatatatatatatgaataatatTTACACATTACATAAATACCCCCATGTATCCTCTATTACACCCCCTCAAACTGTGCGGGGGAAACCACGCGCAGGTTGGATCGTAAATATTCAAAGCGTTGACCGGATAAGTTCTTTGTGAAAATATCAGCCAACTGGTGCTGAGTTGGGACATAGCGAACTACCAAATCACCATGAGCAACACGCTCTCGTACAAAACAATAATCAATTCGAATATGCTTACTACGATCATGTTGAACTGGATTCACTGCTAAATACGTCGCTgaaacattatcacaataaagtCTAACAGGAGAACGTATCATCAAACCCAACTCTGCTAACAGAGAACAGATACAAAGAGTGTCTTGTACCGTGTATGCAACTGCACGGTACTCTGCCTCGGTGGACGACTTGGACACCGTGGGTTGTTTCTTTGCACGCCAAGAAATGAGGCTGTCCCCATAAAAGATCGCATAACCCGTGGTAGACTTGCAACTATCGGGACAGCCAACCCAATTTGCATCTGAGTAAGCTAACATAATTGAAGCTTGCCTGCAAGGACGTAACCACAAACCAAAATCTGTTGTACCAACCAAGTACCTGTAGACACGCTTAACAACCAACAAGTGAGATGTACGAGGAGCATGCATAAACTGAGAAACCAAGTGTACAACATATGTAATATCAGGTCTAGTCATGGTCAAGTATTGCAAGGCCCCTACCATACTACGGTAATCACTAGGATCAGACAATAACTCACCATTGGTGAGAGACAAAGTAGTACGACTGGGAAGAGAAGTGTGTACTGGCTTAGTTGTATGAAGGTTGAATTTACGAAGAAGATCCTTAACATACTTGTGTTGGCATAAAAATAAGCCATGAGATGCACGCAGTGCTTGTACCCCAAGGAAGAAATGCAAATTCCCCAAATCTTTCATAGCAAACTCTTTGGCCAAAACGGAAATGAACTTGGTAATTAAAGAAGTAGAATTGCCAGTAAGaatgatatcatcaacatataaaagaagataaaCAATGAATTTGCCCTTACGAAAAATGAAGAGAGAATTATCGGATTGTGCACAAAAGAAGCCCTGCTGCAACAAGAAACTACTAAACCGATTATACCAAGCTCTTGgagcttgtttaagaccatagATAGACTTTCGGAGACGACAAACATGATTAGGAAAATCAGGATGAACAAACCCCTTAGGTTGTTCCATATACACTTCCTCTAACAGTGTCCCATGTAAGAAGGCATTCTTAACATCTAATTGCCGAATAATCCAATCAAAAGAAATAGCAAGAGTTAAAACCAACCGAACAGCAGTTGATTTCACAACAGGGCTAAAAGTCTCAGTGTAATCTACACCAGCTTGTTGATGCATTCCACGAGCAACCAAACGAGCCTTAGGCCGAACCATATTACCATGCTCATCACATTTTAGCGTATAAACCCATTTTGTACTAACCAAGTTTTTATTAGAATTAAATGGTACTAAGTCCCAAGTATTATTAGTGAGCATTGCATTAAACTCCTCGGCCATGGCTTGACGCCACTTTGGCACCTTATTAGCTTGTGAAAAAGAACTCAGTTCTTTTTCATACTCAATAGTGTTGAAATTTAATAGAGTATTTGGTTTAAAAATACCATCTTTAGCTCGGGTCCGCATTTCAtgaacattgctagaagatggTGGAACAAAGATGCCACCCAAAGGAGGAGCGACAGGCTGTTGGACCACGTTATCAGGAGAAACACAAATGGGTTGCTGAATTTGGGGCTCGGAAGAAGACGCAAGTGGGGtatcacaccccattttaaccgggttgaagcggagtacaacatattggagattcctaaattgctttatttgaaagagtcgccacctaattaatttgacggtgaattaggacacctagaggttaactaaggcaaagttaaaaactAAATCTCCGTCAATAGCCTGCTTAACCAATGtggttctaggtaagggttctatattatcctaaagggaaggagttaggcatcctttagaatccgttaactacggttatccggacaaacttaggttaattaattaatgctaaataaggtgctttgaattttaagaaaaagggctaaaaaaggttgttaaggttttaaagaaaatataagaatgttgcttaaaatgAGATTTAGAGGAAagcataataatttgcataaaagaggactttaaataattttaacgtaAGAAACTGAATCCTAGGGAATTAACTATTGGTTTCTCCTTTAATTTAACTACCCGTTACTACTAACATCATCCCCACTAAtccgctaggattcatctaataTTAAGAAGACGAAACAAGGCAAAGCGTTAGTCATTCAATACCAAAGCAAAATGCTCAATAGAGCATAAAATAGAGGAGGAGAGGAATTAAATGGATCGGCCCATTTCAGGCCAATTGCTGTGCACTGTTGCTGcggttatgggcctcggcccgGAATCATTTTACACagctgatggggctgactcgatagaatattttcgttgggctttggcccaacatcgaatgcggaagaagatgaGTTCCTCGGACCCGcacgcggtggtcatgcataaaaacgaaaggaaaatATTAGTATGTAATCGATAAATATGGCTAACGATAGACACAGAACATGCTACAGAGATCTACTTCCTGACAGATTAATACTTCAAACAAATAACAGATTAAATAGTTCAAGCTGCCCTGAACTATACTACGATACTTGAATCATATACATAATAGGATAGGGGGACAAGATGAGGACAACCTAGTATTctatgtcaatgaatgctccaagCAAAAACATGGTCTGCCAGAACCTCTCTTAAGAACAAGAGTCTTCCCAGAGGGCATGCATGCACAAGATTTAGGCAAAACACCACAAATTAAAGGTTGTGCAAGGTCTTAGGTCAGTGTTACAGATATAGGCAGGATCACATTAGGGAGCACATCAACACACAGTAGTATATTGAAGAGTGATTCAAGCAAGCAAAGTGGGACATGAGGCTAAAAGTAGTTTTGCATATCCAAAGAAATTCCAAGATTATCACAGGATGGTCGTGGAGGGTAATAAGTGGCACTACAGGGGGGCAGGGTAGGATAGATTGACTTAGGATACATGGAAGTTCACAGAATACATGAAGTAGGCATAGCATCTCAGCCACCATGATGGCTCAGTAGGCTAATGAAGTCAAGGCATTGCATGGAGGGTACAAAACAGATAGGAAGGCATCTAATACATATATGCAGTGAAGCAACAAGAAAGACATATATGTTAACCAATTACACTCCGATCATGATGCAAGTGAGGTTATACCATATGCAGATGAGTAGATGCTCATTGAGAGTAAGTTCAGATGAAGCAAGGTGCAGACAAATATACAAACATGAAACATTTAAAGCTCAGATCCTTTAAACCAGAGACACTATATGTTTATAAACTAATTAAAGTTGAATTCAGATCCCAATTGATCCTATTTAGACTTGTTAACATCGTTTAAATCCTATTTTTTAACATGCTAAAGAAATACGAACCAAAATAAACTCAGGCCAACACCAAAACCTATCAGAATCAGCTTATAGCCTAGCATAGAGACATTAATGATATCTTATTAGTATAGTTCATACTGACACATACCCAAACTACTAAACTGTAAAATGGTAAAATAAAACAAGATCAAGCAAAAGCCTAAGTAAACTAAAGATTTAGCCCACTTATATACCGAAACTAGCATAAACTCACACTAGGCAGCAATAAGATTAGGAGAAGCTAAATGCTGAAATAACGAGAGAACTACTGATACCGTATTCTTTGCATAGTAGGGGTTGATTCATCAAGCAAAACAAGAGAGGAATGCAATTAACCAAGACTTTTAAACTAATCAACATATGGAAACATGAGCTAAAACAAGCACAACGCTGATTAAACTAATCATTCGACATGCTTAAATCAAAGACCTAAACTGACATTTAAATTGCTCTTTAAACATGGCTAAAATTAACAATTGGGACAACACAACCAAACAAGGCTAGCACTTAACACATATCTGCCTAACTTATACTAACGATTGTCATAGCTAATCAACTTAACACataaaaacaaaatacaaataaaaTGCTAAAATATGCTAAAAGAGGGAAGCttactgaccttcttcgggtgcagcgaagtgaggcttcgaatCTCCGATCTACCTCGAAACACCACGAAATCCGAACTTGCGCGCGGTCGGATTCAAACAAATAACAAGGGCAAAACAGAAAAGAATTTAGTGCTTGAGTCcatatttagaaaattaaaactaatatttaaaaagggaaattcgtgcGATTAGGGACTGATATTTTCAGGAGTATTCAAAGCTGAGGAACTTCTTTTCAGGGAGGGTTTTTCGCGGCTCCAAAACTTGCTGTTCTTGGGGTCATCTCCCTTTACCCATTCAACTCAccaccatttatagggtttttgaTCTTTTGGCGTTGAAGAAAgagggaggagcgggagagagagaagagcggggaaCAAAGAGGGAATGGGGTGACAGACGCGTGAGGGGACAGCGGGAGTGGGGTGACAGACGAAAGTGGAGCGAGAGTGGAGTGGGGGACAGGCGAGGATGGGGGCGGGtgatggagagagagagaaagggagagaAGAGAGATGAAGAGGGGGAGGGGGCGGCGGCTGAGAGGAAATGAAAGGAACCCTAGTGGTTCCTTTTTGTTCAAATGGAATTGGGTCGGGTCAAATGatttaatggactgggtcaattttaaatgtgggctggggtgaattaaaatgggtagtgggCTATGAAAATTATTTTGGGTTAATCCGAAAATATTGGGggtgaattgggctcgtatttgGACTAATAATTTGGCTGATGAAAGAACCAATTTGGGTTTCTAATCTCAAATAAAAGATTCATtttaattaaatatatactaagtgtgctaaaatataaaatatgtaattattagtgctcaggtaataaaattatacgacgtTGTAATAGCTGTGCAataatgttttgaaaacaaataaacgctatcatttaattgtgcgaagataaatgcgatgcatgTGCGTAAGACAGtaaaaaatgttgaaatgataattatgataatactagtaataatataaaatagtaataaaataataataataataatggtagtaaggacggtagtaaaagataatgacaggataatgaaatgccggtattaataaaaactaattatagtaaaaaaatgcaaataattattttttaaagttgccaaaatattagaattgaaaaataggtattttggagaaaAGGTCggataaaattgggtgtcaacaacttgtccctctttgcccggtaatgatgaaaagagttgtcgggcaaagacgttgacttagtagcctattttgtcccggctaaaggattatgGAGgattaagggtaaagaaaattacggtcgaactctggtctctgaatcgcctacatatctcgggttgcacgaaagtcaggccgtgtgtagttctgggatggcTACGACACCTATACTGGCAAACTCACGATTTGGCGCGAATCttcgcaaaatattgtcccagtgtcgagttatgatgacactgggtattgtgatagaactcagaaaattgagtgtgctggaaTGCGGGCGGGATATTTGGAATTGGaaccgagtgttcgaggtagatctttgacccttgtcgggaagtctgcttatccttcccgacgtattgccccagttcgctgccgaagaaatagttccacgttgcgctaaagctcctgtgaaactttaaactagataaaaatagtcagtaaaaataaatattgaagtaatgcggtgcaatgcggctgcgagcacaCGCAGggcattaaaaaaaataataaagcaaagcaagtgcggtgcgatgtcttatgcagaaaattttcaaagggcggtgcgcagcccgtgcaacatgaaagtgatgcaaagggcggtacgcagcccatgcaacatgaaaggcggtgctcagccttatgtagaaattacaaagggcggtgcatggcccatgtaacatatgaaagcgatgcaaagggcggtgcgcagcccatgcatcatatgaaaggctgtgctcagccttatgcggaaatttaaatgggcggtgtgcagcccatgcaacatgaaaggcggtgctcagccttatgtagaaattacaaagggcggtgcatggcccatgtaa includes these proteins:
- the LOC132612303 gene encoding GTP-binding protein YPTM2-like — translated: MPDRYASDNVNKLLVGNKCDLTAQKVVSTETAQAFADEIGIPFMETSAKSATNVEQAFMAMAASIKNRMASQPARAVAVHLERTKLCCLDDDSDVELW